AATGGTAATTGGAACCAAAAACTCCTGCCCGGTTACGATGTGCGAATTTAGAAATATTAAAAGGTGAAAAATGAGGATGATCAGGTATTTCATAGTAAATTTATTAGCTTCATAAGTTGAACACCCAAATGATTTTGATTGTTCACTGTTACATTCAACTGATTGGCAGTTCGCATCTTGCAGCTACTCGAATCTTTCAGCATAAAGCAAAACAATGAGTTTAAAAACGGAGTGTTTGTTTGATTATTGCCGGATATTTGACCGGCAATCACTCCTGTAATAATCTCAATATTTTTGGCGTCAGCTGTAATTGTTATTTTGTTCTTGTTTTTTTTAATAAAATAAGCCTAAACTTAATGAGTTAATAGTTAGATCAAAGGTTGCGTCAAAGGTTGCTTTTACATGATAAAAATCAAAGAAATAGGCTTCATACTGGTTATTTTTTTCATCGTTCTGAATGCTGCCCTTTCGCAGGATTTTCCTTATTCCCAGTTTTATGCCAATCCGCTTTATCTTAATCCAGCCCTTGCAGGCACTGAATATTGCCCGAGAATCACCACAAACTACCGCAATCAATGGCCTTCACTACCAGGTACTTTCGTGGCTTATAGTGCTTCTTTCGATCGTTTTTCCGAATTTTTTAACGGCGGGCTTGGGCTCCAGATCAATTACGACAAGCAAGGTGAAGCGGCCATCAATAATTTACTGGTTTCGGGAATGTATGCTTATCGGCTCACAATCAGCCGTAGTGTGGAGGCCAACCTTGCCCTTCAGGCCGGTTATGGTCAACGAAGTGCTGACTGGAATGAATTACTGCTTCCGTCCGGTTTGACCGGTGGCCAGTCGCCGGCTCCGGAAGAGTTTAACGGGAATGTGAACTATGTTGATTTTGGAGGAGGTTTTCTTATGGGAATCGGGGAGAAATATTTTCTTGGTGGCGCTGTCCATCACGTTACCCAGCCCAACATTGGTTTTTTCGAAAATCAGGAGCATATTTTAGGGATGAAAATTACAATACACGCCGGGGCAAACTTTGGACAGGAGGACCGCTACCGGCGATCTTACGGCTCCAGTCTTGAGGTTTCACCTAATATTCTTTACCAGCAACAACATGGCTATAAGCATTTGAATGCAGGTAGCTATTTTTCGCTGTCTCCATTTGTGTTGGGACTTTGGTTTCGCCATGCATTTGAAAACAGTGATGCAGTCATCATTTTATTAGGGTTACAGCAAGATCAGTATCGTTTCGGATATAGTTATGACTATACCGTGTCGCAACTATCGAATGCTGCAGGAGGAGCACATGAAGTTTCGTTTTCGTATATTTTCCCATGCGACAAAAAAAGTAAAAGACCCAGAGCAATAAAGTGTCCGAGTTTTTAGTTAGTACGATGTTTTTTAAAAAACCATTAAGCATGTTCAAAAATCAGCAGTTATTAATCCTTGTTTTGGTATTGTCTGTTGGCATTCTTCTCCCTTCCTGTAAAGGTATTTTCGGGAGCAAAAATAAAGTTTCACCAACAACCGGATGGGAATACAATGACCCACAAAATGGCGGATTTGAAGTTTCCAAATACAACGAGCAGGAAACCGGTCCGGGTTTAGTTTTTATAGAAGGTGGAACATTTGTTATGGGTCAAAGCGATGAGGATGTATTTTATGAATACAATAATCCACCCCGCAGGATCACAGTTCGCTCATTTTACATGGACGAAACCGAAGTGACCAACCTTGATTACCTTGAGTATCTTTACTGGTTGCAACGGGTGTTTGTGAGTTATCCGGAGGTTTACCGCAAAGCACTTCCCGACACATTGGTATGGCGCGAACGGTTAGCCTACAACGAACCTCTTTCAAGTCTTTATCTGCGCCACCCTGCATATCACAACTATCCGGTTGTTGGTGTAAGTTGGGTTCAGGCCAATGATTACTGTACCTGGCGTTCCGACAGGGTTAACGAAATGTTGCTCATCCGTCAGGGCATATTGTCCCAAAATCCCGACCAGCAGGATCAGGATAATTTCAATACAGAAGCTTACCTTACCGGTAACTATGACGGCCTTGTGAATCGTCCACTTCAGGACCTGAGTCCAAGCGGAACCGGTGAACGGCGTGTAAGGCTTGAAGATGGAATTATGCTTCCCAAATACAGGTTGCCAACGGAAGCTGAATGGGAATATGCTGCACTTGGTCTTGTGGCAAGTTACGAAAACATTGCCCAACGGAGAATATACCCATGGGATGGCCGCATGTTAAGAAATACAGATGAGAAGAGCGCTTATGGCGAGTACAGGGATAATTTTAAGCGGGGACGTGGCGATTACATGGGCGTAGCCGGTGCTCTTAACGATGGAGCAGACATTACCGCTCCGGTAGGTACCTTTGCCCCCAATGATTATGGTCTTTATAACATGGCCGGAAACGTAGCCGAGTGGGTATCGGATGTTTACCGCCCACTGAGCCATCAGGACGTGTCGGATTTCAGTCCCTATCGTGGTAATGTATTTACAAAACTGAAAATGGAGGATGGCATTCCTGCAGAAAAGGACAGCCTCGGCCGAATGCGGTATGATACCATCACGGTGAATGATGCCGCTAACCGCACCAACTATCGTCAGGCCGATAACAGGGATTATCTCGACGGTGATCAGATGTCGGTGATTGACAGACAAAAATGGATGTCAAACCCGGAATTGGGTGCAAATGATACTACTGCAAGAATGTATGACTATGGCAGGTCATCACTTATCAATAATAACGCCCGCGTGGTTAAAGGGGGTTCGTGGAGAGATGGCTCATATTATCTGAGCCCTGGTGTCAGAAGGTACCTTGACCAGGAGTCTGCCACCAACTATATTGGATTCAGATGCGCCATGGATAGGGTAGGCGGGCCAATCCCAAGTAAATAACATCGCTCAGCAAAATTTTTTAAACCCGTTGCAATTATGAAATGTGACGGGTTTTTTATTTCCTATTTTTGTCCGGTCAAAAATCAAAGCATCACGCAATGGTATCCGATATCAGCAAGTTGTATGAAATATTTTTAGATCACCCTCATATTTCAACCGACTCAAGAAATGTTTCTCCTGGCAGTATATTCTTTGCTTTAAAAGGTGAACATTTCAATGGAAATATTTATGCGGCCAAAGCGCTTGAAAGCGGCGCCTCCTATGCCGTTATTGATCAAAATGAATTTGCTGCTGACAGCAGATTTATTATCGTGGACGATGTGCTGACTTCACTGCAAATGCTGGCACGTTATCACCGGGATCAACTTGTAATCCCAATCATTGGGATCACGGGATCCAATGGAAAAACAACCACCAAAGAGCTTACAGGAAATGTATTGGCAGGAAAAATGAATGCCTACTGGACAAAAGGAAACCTGAATAACCATATCGGTGTTCCGCTTTCGGTACTTTCGATAAATAGGGATACCGAAATAGCTGTAATTGAGATGGGCGCCAATCACTGTGGTGAAATCGCCTCGCTATGTCAGATAGCTGACCCAAATTTCGGAATCATCACAAACATTGGAAAGGCACACCTTCAAGGCTTCGGAGGATATGAGGGTGTGATCAGGGCAAAATCTGAACTTTATGATCATATCAGGCAACATGGAGGAAAACTATTTGTAAATGAAGATGACCAGTTGCTTTTAAATTTGTCCAAAGGGATCGAAACAATCACCTATGGCATTTGCAATGAAGCCTCTTTACCAGGGGATATTATCAGCGAATTCCCTTTTCTGTCGGTACGAATTGATTTTCACGGGAGCCCGGTTTCAATCAGTTCCCAATTGATTGGCAGTTACAACTTTCACAACATCATGGCGGCGGCTTGCATCGGCAATTATTTTGGCGTTTCACCCAAGAAAATAAAAGATGCCATTGAAGGATACAATCCCGAAAACAATCGCTCGCAATTTATCCGGACTGACCGCAACCACATTGTGATGGATGCTTATAATGCCAATCCATCGAGTATGGAAGCAGCGATTACGCATTTTGCAAAATTCCCGGATGACAGGAAAGTACTGATCCTTGGTGATATGCTTGAATTGGGTGAAGAAAGCCTGCCGGAGCACCGTCGAATTCTTGAACTTGCTCTGCAGTCAGGAGCCGGGCAGGTAATCCTGATCGGGGAAATTTTCAACCAGGTGTGTAACGATGATCGGATCACTACTTTTACCACCAGTGATCAAGCCATCAGCAAGTTAAGTGAACAACCTTTGACTGGAAAAACAATCTTACTAAAAGGCTCCCGGGGAATCCGGCTGGAGAAATTGCTCGCCATTCTGTAAGTGATTTGGAAATTAATTGAAAATTCGGAGTATGAGAAAATACAGGGTCATCGGCCTGATGTCAGGTACTTCGCTGGATGGAGTGGATCTGGCTTTCTGTGAATTCACCTTTGCTACCGGTAAATGGAAGTTCACGATCCCAGTTGCAGTAACTTATTCTTATCCTGAAGAATGGAAACAAAAGCTTGCATTAGCACACGGTTTAACGGCTGAGGGATTGGCCAGGCTAAATGTTGATTATGGAAAATTCCTTGGGAAATTGTTAAACCAATTCATAAAGCAACATCATCTCTCGCCTGACCTCATCGCTTCACATGGCCACACTGTTTTTCACCGGCCAGAAACCGGTTTTACACTTCAAATTGGCAGCGGACCTGAAATTGCGGCACAAACCGGCATTACAACCGTTTGTGATTTCCGGTCTCAGGATGTGGCATTGGGCGGACAGGGAGCCCCATTGGTTCCGCTTGGAGATAAACTGCTCTTTGGTGAATATGACTTTTGCCTGAACCTCGGCGGGTTTTCCAACATTTCATTTGATGAAAATGGATTGAGAAAGGCCTATGATATTTGCCCGGTAAACATTATCCTGAACAGGTTGGCGCAGTCATTAGGCCACGAGTTTGACACAGATGGGAAACTGGCCGCTTCCGGAACCATCCATCTGGGATTGCTCGAAGCACTGAATAATCTGGATTTTTACGTTCAGCCGGCGCCAAAATCATTGGGAAGAGAATGGGTGGAAATGGTTTTTGTTCCTGTTTTAGACCCATTTGAATTAGCTGTTCATGATCAGCTAAGAACTGTTTCAGAGCATATTGCAGTACAAATCTCCCGTCAAACACAACGTAAGCCCGATGGGAAGTTGTTTGTAACCGGCGGAGGGGCAAAAAATGTATTCCTCATGAATAGAATCAAGGCATTGACAGGTCATCAGATTATCGTCCCAAATGAAAAAATCATTGATTTTAAAGAGGCATTGATCTTTGCTTTTCTTGGGTTACTGCGTTACAAAAGTAAGTTCAATTGCCTTGCTTCGGTTACTGGCGCTGCCCGTGACCACTCCTCCGGCGCAATTTATTCCGGTTAGCCTAAACCTTTAAAACAATCATCAATGAAGCCACTGCTTTCTTTACGTTTAGCCATTTTCATTCTTTTGACAATTAACTTATCAGCCTTTGCCCAGAAACCTGGTGAAACCAATCCTCCCGGGTTGAAGCACTGGATGACAGGGGAAGAGTTGTCTCGTAAAAATGAAATCGGAAAAGGATTTGTGGCATCTGACGAACCCACCCAGCCCATCCAGGCACTCAGCGAATTTGGCCGTAAAAAGGGAGTGCTGATCAGATACCCGTTCGGGATTTCTTACGCGCTCATCAAAGAAATGTCGATGGAAGCTATTGTTTACACCATCGTCAGTAACCAGACGCAGGAAAATACAGTTCGCACCGCTTACACCCAAAATGGGGTCAACCTGTCCAATTGCGAATTCATCCATGCACCTACAAATAGCTATTGGACCCGGGATTACGGGCCATTTTTTATCGCAACTGGAAATGAAAAGATATCCATCGTAGATTTCCCCTATAACCGCCCCCGTCCCTATGATGATGCCATTCCGGCCCAGATGGCAAATTACCTGGGATTGGACCTTTACAATATGAACGTCATTCACACTGGGGGGAACTATATGACTGATGGTATGGGTGTTGCCGCTTCAACTGACCTTGTATTGACCGAAAACCCGACACTGACGCAGGCGCAAATCAATCAGAGAATGAACGAATATTTGGGCATAACCACCTATTATGTAGTTCCCGACCCCAACAATACTTACATTGACCATATTGACTGCTGGGCAAAGTTTCTTGATGTGGATAAGATCCTGATCCAGCAGGTGCCGCCCACACATCCTCAATATAGTGCCATCGAAGCTGCTGCTGCTTACTGGAGCCAGCAAACTTCTTCCTATGGAACTCCTTATCAGATTTTCAGGGTGAACACGCCGAACAATGAGCCTTACACCAATTCCTTAATCCTGAATAAAAAAGTGCTTGTCCCGATAAAGAATACATCAAATGATGCTCCTGCCCTGGCTGTCTATCAGCAGGCGATGCCGGGTTATACTGTTCTTGGTTTTACCGGAAGTTGGGAGTCCACCGATGCCCTGCACTGCCGCGCCAAAGAGGTGCCTGACCCGGGGATGTTGCAAATCCGTCACAAACCGCTACATGGCAGTCAGCTCGAAAGAAACCAACATACCCTGACTGCTGAAATTGTTCCTTACAGCGGCCAGTCTCTCAAAGCTGATTCCCTGTTCATCAATTACAGCTATGATGGAAGTCAGTACAACCAAGCGGTGCTTAACAGTTCGGGAAATTTCACTTTTACCGGCCAGATTCCCTTCGCCCCGGCCGGATCTGAGGTAAAATATTTTCTCTCAGCAGCAGACAATTCAGGACGACGTGAAAATCATCCGTTTATCGGGCAGCCTGACCCGCACCATTTTCAAATCATTGAAACCCTGAAGCAGCAACTGCCTCTCCACCAAAACTGGACAGCCATCTCTACACATCTTCTTCCTTATGATGATCTTGAATTCATTTTTGCACCGGTGCTCGATGAGTTGATTTTTGTCCAAAACGGCAGTGAAATCTGGTGGCCTGAAATGGGAATCAATACGATTACAGGTTGGGATGAGAAGGATTGCCTGGTAGTGAAATTGGCGCAACCCGGCCAAATAGAAGTGCTTGCATTGGAAGAAGCAGGAAAAAGTTTTGCTCTTTCTCAGGGATGGAATGTGATGCCCGTTCTTTCGACGGATGAAGTAAACATTGAGCAACTTTTTTTAACTAACATAAATAAAGTAATTGTGGTTAAAGAATTGGCCGGTTACGGTGTGTTCTGGCCCGAAAAGCAGATCAATACCATCGGTACCCTGATTCCAGGTAAGGTTTACCAGGTAAAGGTTACAGAAGGAATTGAAGTAACGTTTCCGGAATGATTATCCTGTTCACCAATTTCGGAATGCTGTTAAACAAAATCCTTAAGTTGCTGTTTATATGCTGGTTTAGGAATTGAAAACTTTTAAAAATTAAATATTATGGCTTGGTATTTTGCACTGCTGATTGTGATCGGCGCTTTCTTTTTCATGGAGTTTACCGCATGGTTCACACACAAATATGTGATGCATGGTTTTCTTTGGGTTCTTCACCGCGATCACCATGAGCGCGACGGCCGTAAATACGAGTGGAATGATGTGTTTGCGCTAATGTTTGCCGTGCCCAGCGTTCTGCTGATTTATTTTGGTTATGCCAATTTTGATTATCGCTTCTGGATAGGTGTCGGCATTTTCGTTTATGGTTTGGCTTACTTTCTTTTTCATGATGTGTATGTGCATCAGCGGGTGAAGATGCTGAAAGGTCTTAGAAACCGTTACCTCGATGCTACTGTGAAAGCCCACCTTGATCATCATGGCCCAATGTTTTATGGAAATTATGGATTTCTCGTTGCCCCATTCAAGTA
This window of the Bacteroidales bacterium genome carries:
- a CDS encoding PorP/SprF family type IX secretion system membrane protein translates to MIKIKEIGFILVIFFIVLNAALSQDFPYSQFYANPLYLNPALAGTEYCPRITTNYRNQWPSLPGTFVAYSASFDRFSEFFNGGLGLQINYDKQGEAAINNLLVSGMYAYRLTISRSVEANLALQAGYGQRSADWNELLLPSGLTGGQSPAPEEFNGNVNYVDFGGGFLMGIGEKYFLGGAVHHVTQPNIGFFENQEHILGMKITIHAGANFGQEDRYRRSYGSSLEVSPNILYQQQHGYKHLNAGSYFSLSPFVLGLWFRHAFENSDAVIILLGLQQDQYRFGYSYDYTVSQLSNAAGGAHEVSFSYIFPCDKKSKRPRAIKCPSF
- a CDS encoding anhydro-N-acetylmuramic acid kinase, whose product is MRKYRVIGLMSGTSLDGVDLAFCEFTFATGKWKFTIPVAVTYSYPEEWKQKLALAHGLTAEGLARLNVDYGKFLGKLLNQFIKQHHLSPDLIASHGHTVFHRPETGFTLQIGSGPEIAAQTGITTVCDFRSQDVALGGQGAPLVPLGDKLLFGEYDFCLNLGGFSNISFDENGLRKAYDICPVNIILNRLAQSLGHEFDTDGKLAASGTIHLGLLEALNNLDFYVQPAPKSLGREWVEMVFVPVLDPFELAVHDQLRTVSEHIAVQISRQTQRKPDGKLFVTGGGAKNVFLMNRIKALTGHQIIVPNEKIIDFKEALIFAFLGLLRYKSKFNCLASVTGAARDHSSGAIYSG
- a CDS encoding sterol desaturase family protein produces the protein MAWYFALLIVIGAFFFMEFTAWFTHKYVMHGFLWVLHRDHHERDGRKYEWNDVFALMFAVPSVLLIYFGYANFDYRFWIGVGIFVYGLAYFLFHDVYVHQRVKMLKGLRNRYLDATVKAHLDHHGPMFYGNYGFLVAPFKYYIEVFSNKSKEEK
- a CDS encoding UDP-N-acetylmuramoyl-tripeptide--D-alanyl-D-alanine ligase, which encodes MVSDISKLYEIFLDHPHISTDSRNVSPGSIFFALKGEHFNGNIYAAKALESGASYAVIDQNEFAADSRFIIVDDVLTSLQMLARYHRDQLVIPIIGITGSNGKTTTKELTGNVLAGKMNAYWTKGNLNNHIGVPLSVLSINRDTEIAVIEMGANHCGEIASLCQIADPNFGIITNIGKAHLQGFGGYEGVIRAKSELYDHIRQHGGKLFVNEDDQLLLNLSKGIETITYGICNEASLPGDIISEFPFLSVRIDFHGSPVSISSQLIGSYNFHNIMAAACIGNYFGVSPKKIKDAIEGYNPENNRSQFIRTDRNHIVMDAYNANPSSMEAAITHFAKFPDDRKVLILGDMLELGEESLPEHRRILELALQSGAGQVILIGEIFNQVCNDDRITTFTTSDQAISKLSEQPLTGKTILLKGSRGIRLEKLLAIL
- a CDS encoding agmatine deiminase family protein; this translates as MKPLLSLRLAIFILLTINLSAFAQKPGETNPPGLKHWMTGEELSRKNEIGKGFVASDEPTQPIQALSEFGRKKGVLIRYPFGISYALIKEMSMEAIVYTIVSNQTQENTVRTAYTQNGVNLSNCEFIHAPTNSYWTRDYGPFFIATGNEKISIVDFPYNRPRPYDDAIPAQMANYLGLDLYNMNVIHTGGNYMTDGMGVAASTDLVLTENPTLTQAQINQRMNEYLGITTYYVVPDPNNTYIDHIDCWAKFLDVDKILIQQVPPTHPQYSAIEAAAAYWSQQTSSYGTPYQIFRVNTPNNEPYTNSLILNKKVLVPIKNTSNDAPALAVYQQAMPGYTVLGFTGSWESTDALHCRAKEVPDPGMLQIRHKPLHGSQLERNQHTLTAEIVPYSGQSLKADSLFINYSYDGSQYNQAVLNSSGNFTFTGQIPFAPAGSEVKYFLSAADNSGRRENHPFIGQPDPHHFQIIETLKQQLPLHQNWTAISTHLLPYDDLEFIFAPVLDELIFVQNGSEIWWPEMGINTITGWDEKDCLVVKLAQPGQIEVLALEEAGKSFALSQGWNVMPVLSTDEVNIEQLFLTNINKVIVVKELAGYGVFWPEKQINTIGTLIPGKVYQVKVTEGIEVTFPE
- a CDS encoding SUMF1/EgtB/PvdO family nonheme iron enzyme produces the protein MFKNQQLLILVLVLSVGILLPSCKGIFGSKNKVSPTTGWEYNDPQNGGFEVSKYNEQETGPGLVFIEGGTFVMGQSDEDVFYEYNNPPRRITVRSFYMDETEVTNLDYLEYLYWLQRVFVSYPEVYRKALPDTLVWRERLAYNEPLSSLYLRHPAYHNYPVVGVSWVQANDYCTWRSDRVNEMLLIRQGILSQNPDQQDQDNFNTEAYLTGNYDGLVNRPLQDLSPSGTGERRVRLEDGIMLPKYRLPTEAEWEYAALGLVASYENIAQRRIYPWDGRMLRNTDEKSAYGEYRDNFKRGRGDYMGVAGALNDGADITAPVGTFAPNDYGLYNMAGNVAEWVSDVYRPLSHQDVSDFSPYRGNVFTKLKMEDGIPAEKDSLGRMRYDTITVNDAANRTNYRQADNRDYLDGDQMSVIDRQKWMSNPELGANDTTARMYDYGRSSLINNNARVVKGGSWRDGSYYLSPGVRRYLDQESATNYIGFRCAMDRVGGPIPSK